Below is a genomic region from Trueperaceae bacterium.
CGACCTCGACCAGGCCGAGACCCTCTACCCGGTGATAGTCCAGTCGGCAGATGCCATCTCGGCGGCCAGGCCCGGGGCCAGGCGAGAGACGCTGGAGAGCTACCTCAAGCGCCTCGAGGGGCTGGAGAACATCGCTACCTCATTCCCCGGCGTCGAGAAGAGCTATGCCATCCAGGCGGGTCGAGAGATCCGCATCATTGTCGAGCCCGACAAGATCGATGACGCTTCGGCGGTGCTGCTGGCCCGGGACATCGCCAACCGCATAGAGCAGGACATGGAGTACCCGGGACAGGTACAGGTGACGGTCGTGCGCGAGTCGCGCGCCGTCGAGTACGCACGCTAGCAGCAGGGCGCCGGCGCGGGCCGGGGCAGCGGAAGCGAAGAACGAGGCAGGGCCCTTCATCGAGGTGTGGAGGGCCCTCCGCTGTCGTTCCGGATCCGCGACCTTGACAAGCAAAATGCGTGTATATACACTTCGACCTCATGAGTCCGGACGCGGCGATCGTAGTTCAGGGGCTGACGAAGTCGTTCCGCAAGGTCGAGGTGCTCGAAGGGATCGATCTGACCGTCGAACGCGGTAAGATGCTGGCCCTGTTGGGTCCGAACGGCGCCGGTAAGACGACGATCGTGAGGATCCTCTCGACCCTGCTGAAGCCCGACTCCGGAACGGCGAGCGTCAACGGCTTCGACGTCGTCAAGGACGCAGGGAAGGTACGGAGCACCATCGGTCTCACCGGTCAGTACGCCGCCGTCGACGAACTCCTCTCCGGCCGACGCAACCTCGAGATGATGGGACGGCTCTACCACCTGAGCATCCGGGACAGCAGGCGCCGCGCTGAAGAGCTCCTCTCGCAGTTCGACCTCGCAGATGCTGCCGAAAGGCCCGTCAAGACCTACTCCGGTGGCATGAGACGACGACTGGACCTGGCGGCTAGCCTGGTCGCCGTGCCCCCCGTCGTGTTCCTCGACGAACCCACGACCGGTCTGGACCCGCGGAGCCGGCTCGCCATGTGGGAGGTGATCGGAAGGCTGATGGAGTTCGGCGTCACGATCCTCCTCACGACCCAATACCTGGAGGAGGCGGACAGGCTCGCCGATCGGATAGCGGTCCTCGACCGCGGGAAGATAATCGCCGAGGGCACCGGCGACCAGCTGAAGGCCCAGTTCGGTTCGGAGCGGGTAGAGATGGTCGTCGCCGCCGACAGCGACTTCGAACTGGCACACCGCATCATCTGCGCACAGGGGGGCGAAGTCTCGGCCTCGACGGAGGAACGTCGCGTGAGCGTGGCTACCGACGGCAGCGTCCGAGCGGTGAAGCGGATCCTCGATCCCCTTTACGATGCCGGCATCGAGCTCGATCGCCTGTCGGTCCACAAACCGACTCTCGATGATGTGTTCCTCCACCTGACAGGCCGGCAGGCGAGCAGTCAGAACCCGCAACAGGACAGGACTCATGCTGCAGCGGAGTGACGTGAACCCCGAGATCGCGATGGGGGCGGGTGACCGGAGCGAGGTAACCGCGGCGCACCACTCCCGACTCTTCTGGGCGTTCTCCGATACCTGGGTCCTCATCCTGCGGAGTCTCGAGCACAT
It encodes:
- a CDS encoding ATP-binding cassette domain-containing protein, coding for MSPDAAIVVQGLTKSFRKVEVLEGIDLTVERGKMLALLGPNGAGKTTIVRILSTLLKPDSGTASVNGFDVVKDAGKVRSTIGLTGQYAAVDELLSGRRNLEMMGRLYHLSIRDSRRRAEELLSQFDLADAAERPVKTYSGGMRRRLDLAASLVAVPPVVFLDEPTTGLDPRSRLAMWEVIGRLMEFGVTILLTTQYLEEADRLADRIAVLDRGKIIAEGTGDQLKAQFGSERVEMVVAADSDFELAHRIICAQGGEVSASTEERRVSVATDGSVRAVKRILDPLYDAGIELDRLSVHKPTLDDVFLHLTGRQASSQNPQQDRTHAAAE